Proteins encoded within one genomic window of Paramisgurnus dabryanus chromosome 13, PD_genome_1.1, whole genome shotgun sequence:
- the mc2r gene encoding adrenocorticotropic hormone receptor: MNFNTEAPSTKHTDCAEVQVPMEVFMAITMASLSENILVVLAVIKNKNLHSPMYCFICSLAAFNTISGLFKTLENIMLLFIDAGQLNSTGNFELKIDDIMDSLLCMCFLGSFFSILAIAVDRYITIFHALRYHTLMTMRRVVVILSTIWVMCGICGVLMIGFFQKAMVMIFFVVLFFIALLFILLLYVHMFLLARHHANRIASMPGARSRHSRSGMRGALTLTILIGVFLVCWAPFNLHLLIIMICPENPYCECYRSLFQLHVVLLASHAVIDPAIYAFRSAELRNTFKKMFLCLGSGICKECI, translated from the coding sequence ATGAACTTTAACACAGAAGCTCCGTCTACGAAGCATACAGACTGTGCTGAGGTTCAAGTGCCCATGGAGGTTTTTATGGCCATCACCATGGCCAGTCTCAGTGAAAACATCTTGGTGGTTTTGGCAGTGATCAAAAACAAAAACCTTCACTCTCCCATGTACTGCTTCATCTGCAGCCTGGCTGCGTTCAACACCATCTCTGGACTCTTCAAGACGCTGGAGAACATCATGCTGTTGTTTATCGATGCTGGACAGCTGAACTCCACTGGCAATTTTGAGCTGAAGATAGATGACATCATGGACTCGCTACTCTGCATGTGCTTCCTGGGTTCATTTTTCAGTATCCTTGCCATAGCTGTGGATCGATACATCACCATATTCCACGCGCTACGGTATCACACGCTCATGACCATGCGTCGAGTGGTGGTTATTTTGTCAACCATCTGGGTGATGTGTGGTATCTGCGGGGTGCTCATGATTGGGTTTTTCCAAAAAGCCATGGTGATGATCTTCTTTGTTGTGCTCTTCTTCATCGCTCTGCTCTTCATCCTTCTGCTCTATGTGCACATGTTCCTGCTAGCACGCCACCATGCCAACAGGATCGCATCTATGCCAGGTGCCAGATCCCGCCACAGTAGAAGCGGTATGAGGGGGGCGCTGACGCTCACCATTTTGATTGGGGTGTTTCTGGTCTGCTGGGCTCCATTTAACCTTCATTTGCTGATAATTATGATCTGCCCAGAGAACCCGTACTGTGAATGTTACCGCTCTCTCTTCCAGCTACATGTTGTGTTACTGGCGAGTCACGCAGTTATTGATCCAGCCATCTATGCCTTCCGGAGCGCAGAGCTGAGGAACACCTTCAAGAAAATGTTCTTGTGCTTGGGTTCAGGGATCTGTAAAGAGTGTATCTGA
- the mc5rb gene encoding melanocortin 5b receptor, whose protein sequence is MSARADTLQPSLESSTINFTTLNTTYGTITIFGAAIQPGRAQVHHHVSSGALYQTLSYTFQPTPHQDMNISEFPTLSPNSSLRYTNNSEESSKHRSSALAACDQMHIAPEVFLTLGLISLLENILVILAIVKNKNLHSPMYFFVCSLAVADMLVSVSNAWETIVIHLLANRSLVIEDHFIRQMDNVFDSLICISVVASMWGLLAIAVDRYVTIFYALRYHNIMTVRRAGIIISSIWTFSTGCGIIFIIYSDTKPVVVCLVAMFFAMLLLMASLYSHMFLLARSHVKRMAALPGYNANIRQRASMKGAVTLTILLGIFIVCWAPFFLHLILMISCPQNVYCVCFMSHFNMYLILIMCNSVIDPLIYAFRSQEMRKTFKEIILCDGLRSFCRLFSKY, encoded by the coding sequence CGGACGTGCACAGGTACATCATCATGTGTCAAGCGGTGCCCTTTACCAGACCCTGAGCTACACCTTCCAGCCCACACCACATCAGGACATGAACATCTCCGAGTTTCCCACGCTTTCCCCAAATTCTTCATTGAGATATACGAACAACAGCGAAGAGTCCAGCAAGCACAGATCGAGTGCATTGGCTGCATGTGATCAGATGCACATTGCGCCTGAGGTCTTCCTCACACTGGGTCTCATCAGCCTGCTTGAGAACATCCTGGTCATTCTCGCCATTGTGAAGAACAAGAACCTCCACTCACCCATGTACTTCTTCGTCTGCAGCCTGGCTGTAGCTGACATGTTGGTAAGCGTGTCAAATGCATGGGAGACTATAGTGATCCACCTGTTGGCTAACAGGAGTTTGGTCATTGAAGATCACTTTATCCGTCAGATGGATAATGTGTTCGACTCGCTTATCTGCATCTCTGTGGTGGCATCCATGTGGGGCCTGTTAGCGATCGCCGTGGATCGTTATGTGACCATCTTCTACGCCCTACGCTACCATAACATAATGACAGTACGTCGAGCGGGAATTATCATCAGCTCCATCTGGACTTTTTCCACGGGTTGTGGAATCATCTTCATCATCTACTCCGACACAAAGCCTGTGGTGGTGTGCCTGGTAGCTATGTTTTTTGCCATGCTTCTCCTGATGGCTTCTCTCTACAGTCACATGTTCCTACTGGCGCGCTCGCACGTCAAACGCATGGCGGCACTGCCAGGTTACAATGCCAACATCAGGCAGAGAGCTAGCATGAAGGGTGCTGTTACCCTTACCATACTGCTGGGCATCTTCATTGTGTGCTGGGCGCCGTTTTTTCTTCACCTCATCCTTATGATCTCCTGCCCACAGAACGTTTACTGTGTCTGCTTTATGTCTCACTTTAACATGTATCTGATACTCATCATGTGCAACTCAGTGATCGACCCGCTGATCTATGCGTTTAGGAGCCAGGAGATGAGAAAGACCTTTAAAGAGATCATTTTGTGTGACGGACTGCGTAGTTTCTGTCGCCTGTTCAGCAAATATTGA